One window of Elaeis guineensis isolate ETL-2024a chromosome 11, EG11, whole genome shotgun sequence genomic DNA carries:
- the LOC105053630 gene encoding zinc finger protein ZAT5 codes for MGSSSTTSNGVGDCTHGAATVAVKRKRTKRQKIHPPALQAAAAAFTDSSSASSADGNRGSVTEEEEDMANCLILLAQGHALDAGAKVESPAEEKFTSRRLTEAATTTNGKAGFYVYECKTCNKCFPSFQALGGHRTSHKKPKPAVVAPVAEGKKEMVDKDMVQISLNSLSKAIASSVKPRVHECSICGSEFNSGQALGGHMRRHRPLVIPEAPEVKKERTILSLDLNLPAPADDEQAELRRPSSPAFSFASERPLIFSASASALVDCHY; via the coding sequence ATGGGCTCCAGCAGCACAACCAGCAACGGCGTCGGCGATTGTACGCATGGCGCCGCCACCGTTGCTGTCAAGAGAAAGCGCACCAAGCGGCAGAAGATCCACCCACCGGCCCTGCAGGCGGCCGCGGCGGCGTTCACCGACTCCTCGTCGGCCTCTTCGGCCGATGGTAATCGGGGGAGCGTCACCGAGGAGGAAGAGGACATGGCCAATTGCCTCATCCTCCTCGCCCAGGGCCATGCCTTGGATGCCGGCGCCAAGGTGGAATCGCCGGCCGAAGAGAAGTTCACCAGCCGGAGACTCACCGAGGCTGCCACGACAACCAACGGCAAGGCCGGGTTCTACGTCTATGAGTGCAAGACATGTAACAAATGCTTCCCGTCGTTCCAGGCGCTCGGCGGGCACCGCACCAGCCACAAGAAGCCCAAGCCGGCGGTGGTTGCGCCGGTGGCCGAAGGGAAGAAAGAGATGGTCGATAAAGATATGGTGCAGATAAGTCTGAATTCTTTATCGAAGGCAATTGCGAGCAGCGTCAAGCCGAGGGTACACGAGTGCTCAATATGTGGGTCCGAGTTCAACTCCGGGCAGGCACTGGGAGGCCACATGCGGCGGCACCGGCCGTTGGTCATCCCAGAGGCCCCCGAAGTCAAGAAGGAGAGGACGATCCTCTCCTTGGATCTAAACCTCCCCGCTCCCGCCGACGACGAGCAGGCCGAgctccggaggccatcctcgccGGCTTTCTCCTTTGCCAGCGAGCGGCCGCTCATCTTCTCGGCGTCAGCGTCAGCTCTGGTGGATTGCCATTACTGA